The window GGCTGGGTGCGGATCGCTGGTTTCCTGCCAGCGTCGATCCCATGCGCACACTCGTCGCGTTCTGCGGCACGCTTGCTCCCGCAGCGATCATCGTCACGGGCAGCATGCTGAGCCGGGAGCAGAAGCTCGGCTTGCTGCGCTGGGCTCTGATCTGCATTTGCGGGGCCTTTGTCCTTGGCGTTGTGCAATTCGCATCCGGCAACCAATGGGGACTGCTCTATGATGAGCGCTCCGATCCGAATGTGTTCTACGCGACCTTTGCCAATCGCAATTCGACAGCGCTTATGTTCGTCATCGCGCTCACCCTACTGGCGGCGCTGCCTCGTGCGAGGGGATTGGCGGCGGTTGCGAGTGCAGTCGCGGGCGTCCTCTTCGCGGTGGCAGTTGTCCTCACCCAGTCGCGAACGGGCATGGCCTTACTGGCCGTGCCCATTGGCCTGTTGGTGCTTCGACTGGGTGCTGCGGCGCTCGGACGCCGAACGCGGGAGCAAACGAGCCCCCGCATGGCGTTCGGCATGGCATTGGCTGCTGCAGTCGTGGTCAGCGGAGTGTTCGGAGCGTCCTATCTCACAGGAGGCCGAGTTGCCGAGAGCGTCGATCGCTTTGTCTCGGCGGGCGCGGCTGACCGGCCTGAGATGTGGGAAGACAGCTATTACGCAGCCGGACAGTACTGGCCGGTAGGCAGCGGCATGGGCACGTTCGACGAGGTTTTCCAGGTCCACGAATCGCTTGAATACGTCTCGCCGCGCCGCGCGGGCCGGGCGCACAGTGACTGGCTGGAGATCGCTATTGAGGGCGGCGTCTTTGCGCTTCTGGTCGCGGTGCTCTGGCTCGGCTGGGTCCTGCTTTCGGCCCTGCCACGCGGCAGTCGCGAGGGGACTTGGCTGCGGCTTGGCGCAGGCGCGGCGATAGGGGCGATCGCGCTGCAGTCATTGGTCGATTACCCGCTGCGCAACCAGTCGCTGCTCTGCCTCGCTGCCCTGTGTATCGTGCTGCTGGTCTCTCGCAGAGAGCAGGTGTCGTGATGGGCCGGGTCATCTGGATTGGCGCGCTCCTGGCGCTCGCCGCGGTGGTGATCTTCGCCCAACTAGACCGTGCATCGCGCTTCC is drawn from Aurantiacibacter sp. MUD61 and contains these coding sequences:
- a CDS encoding O-antigen ligase family protein codes for the protein MLAILLGGGGVAYGLGNMVIQLAAIAVLALNLRACADFARNGPRALVALVAVTLALPLIQLIPLPPALWQSLPGRDLIAQSFTIAGLGADRWFPASVDPMRTLVAFCGTLAPAAIIVTGSMLSREQKLGLLRWALICICGAFVLGVVQFASGNQWGLLYDERSDPNVFYATFANRNSTALMFVIALTLLAALPRARGLAAVASAVAGVLFAVAVVLTQSRTGMALLAVPIGLLVLRLGAAALGRRTREQTSPRMAFGMALAAAVVVSGVFGASYLTGGRVAESVDRFVSAGAADRPEMWEDSYYAAGQYWPVGSGMGTFDEVFQVHESLEYVSPRRAGRAHSDWLEIAIEGGVFALLVAVLWLGWVLLSALPRGSREGTWLRLGAGAAIGAIALQSLVDYPLRNQSLLCLAALCIVLLVSRREQVS